One segment of Candidatus Auribacterota bacterium DNA contains the following:
- a CDS encoding SDR family NAD(P)-dependent oxidoreductase: MQRAIIIGASAGIGRELAKVLAGEGYILGLAARRVELFTALQRELPTTSFVKRIDVTRTDEARKLLDELIREMGGVDLIIISAGVIFQDPDWDEERETINVNVTGFTAMFNYAFNYFCERGSGHIVGISSVAAVRGGHCSSVYNASKAFVSSLMHGFRIRARRMGVNIHITDVMPGHVNTAMMEGQKGAFWVIPTEVAARQIAAAIRKKRKHAYITPRWRIVALFMKILPDWIYSRFYS, encoded by the coding sequence ATGCAGAGGGCAATTATTATAGGGGCCTCCGCGGGAATAGGGAGGGAGCTGGCGAAGGTGCTCGCCGGGGAGGGATATATCCTCGGCCTTGCAGCCCGGAGGGTCGAACTATTTACCGCACTCCAGCGGGAGCTCCCCACCACCAGCTTTGTCAAACGCATCGACGTCACGCGGACAGATGAAGCACGGAAGTTGTTGGATGAGCTCATACGCGAGATGGGCGGCGTGGACCTCATCATCATCAGCGCGGGCGTCATTTTTCAGGATCCCGATTGGGATGAGGAGCGCGAGACGATCAATGTCAATGTCACCGGTTTCACCGCCATGTTCAATTACGCCTTCAACTACTTCTGCGAGAGGGGATCCGGGCACATAGTTGGAATCTCATCCGTCGCGGCGGTCAGGGGTGGTCACTGCTCGTCCGTCTACAACGCCTCGAAGGCATTCGTCTCCAGCCTCATGCACGGATTCAGGATAAGGGCACGGAGGATGGGCGTGAACATTCACATTACCGATGTCATGCCAGGTCACGTTAACACTGCGATGATGGAGGGACAAAAGGGCGCGTTCTGGGTTATCCCGACGGAGGTCGCGGCACGCCAGATCGCCGCGGCAATCAGGAAAAAGAGGAAGCACGCCTACATCACGCCGCGGTGGCGGATTGTCGCTTTGTTCATGAAAATCCTCCCGGATTGGATATACTCACGGTTCTACAGTTAA
- the mscL gene encoding large conductance mechanosensitive channel protein MscL yields MASIIKDFKGFLLKSSALALAIGVIIGAATGKIVGSLVNEVLMPVIGKITGGVDFSNLYFNLTPGKVYENYAKAKEAGAALGYGMFINAMIDFAIISFVVFMISKAFLKEAPPPPGPKTKTCRDCGETVLEIARKCKWCGSTLA; encoded by the coding sequence ATGGCCAGCATTATTAAAGATTTCAAGGGCTTTCTGTTGAAGAGCAGTGCGCTCGCGCTGGCGATCGGCGTCATCATCGGCGCGGCGACGGGCAAGATCGTGGGCTCCCTGGTCAACGAAGTCCTCATGCCCGTGATCGGCAAGATCACGGGGGGAGTCGATTTTTCAAACCTCTACTTCAACCTGACGCCAGGGAAGGTCTACGAGAATTACGCGAAGGCCAAGGAAGCCGGGGCCGCCCTCGGCTATGGCATGTTCATCAATGCGATGATTGATTTCGCGATCATCTCATTCGTGGTATTCATGATCTCGAAAGCCTTCCTCAAGGAAGCGCCCCCACCACCGGGCCCGAAGACGAAGACGTGCCGGGACTGCGGCGAAACCGTCCTCGAGATCGCCCGCAAGTGCAAGTGGTGTGGGAGCACGCTGGCGTAG
- a CDS encoding Fic family protein yields MEEFLEWFNSPETNESDPVIEAGITHYEIVRIHPFMDGNGRTARVMASFVLYRRGFDVKRFFALDDY; encoded by the coding sequence ATGGAGGAATTTCTTGAATGGTTTAACTCCCCGGAGACGAATGAATCCGATCCTGTTATCGAAGCCGGCATAACGCACTATGAGATTGTGAGAATTCATCCCTTCATGGACGGCAATGGGAGAACAGCGCGGGTCATGGCCTCCTTCGTTCTTTACAGGAGAGGATTCGATGTGAAACGGTTCTTCGCTCTGGACGACTATTAA
- the hisF gene encoding imidazole glycerol phosphate synthase subunit HisF, whose translation MNYRRVIPCLDTKNGRLVKGVHFVDVKELGDPAEAGEAYSRAGADELVFLDIVATVEKKGTLIDAVKMTVERITVSLTVGGGVRSIEDIKELLAAGVSRVSINTAAVRRPDFVREAAEEFGSGKIVVAIDTRKSAKVHSGFEVVVSGGTKPTGMDAVEWAKRVDELGAGTILPTSMDADGSRAGYDIPMTRAIADAVSVPVIASGGAGTLEHLYEAITEGHTDAVLVASIAHYGTYTIRQMKEYLASRGIPVRL comes from the coding sequence ATGAATTACCGGAGAGTTATCCCGTGCCTTGACACGAAGAATGGGCGGCTGGTCAAGGGCGTACACTTCGTGGATGTAAAGGAGCTGGGCGATCCTGCGGAGGCCGGCGAGGCCTACAGCAGGGCAGGGGCGGACGAACTGGTATTCCTCGATATCGTCGCGACGGTTGAGAAGAAGGGAACGCTCATTGACGCGGTGAAGATGACGGTGGAGCGAATCACCGTGTCGCTGACGGTCGGAGGCGGCGTCCGGAGTATCGAAGACATCAAGGAGTTGCTGGCCGCGGGGGTATCACGGGTGTCCATCAATACGGCCGCAGTGCGGAGGCCTGATTTTGTCAGGGAGGCAGCCGAAGAGTTTGGCAGCGGGAAAATCGTCGTCGCCATTGATACGCGGAAATCGGCGAAGGTCCACTCGGGCTTCGAAGTGGTAGTGAGCGGGGGGACGAAGCCCACGGGCATGGATGCGGTCGAGTGGGCGAAGCGGGTTGACGAGCTGGGTGCGGGCACGATATTGCCGACGAGCATGGATGCCGATGGCTCGCGGGCGGGATACGACATCCCCATGACGCGGGCGATCGCGGACGCGGTGAGTGTGCCGGTCATCGCGTCGGGTGGAGCGGGAACCCTTGAACACCTCTACGAGGCGATCACCGAGGGACACACGGATGCTGTCCTCGTTGCATCGATTGCGCACTACGGCACCTACACGATCAGGCAGATGAAGGAATATCTCGCGTCGCGGGGAATTCCGGTCAGGTTATAG
- a CDS encoding 50S ribosome-binding GTPase: MPANLPPQYIAAEQKLKAARDPEEKIAILEEMWSLLPKHKGTDKIQADLKRRISKLKKEAEEGKKGRKGFSISVVREGAGQIVVVGPPNSGKSSLVAALTGANLKIAPYPFTTLVPCPVMMPWLDVQVQLVDLPAIAPGHVEFWCVNIIRNSDAALLVVDASGEECLDRAEEVMGELDQRQVYLGKRQGPSSDAGQEHPDKRTILVANKIDLGQAHENLSLVSKLYADRFDLVPFSCITGSSGDHETLRRRVFELLNVIRIYPKEPGAKPDIKQPFTVRSGSTVLDFAAHVHKDFARNLKQGRVWGSARFPGQAVGREHLLRDGDIVELSM; this comes from the coding sequence GTGCCCGCGAACCTGCCGCCACAATACATCGCCGCCGAACAGAAGCTCAAGGCGGCGAGGGACCCCGAGGAGAAGATCGCGATCCTCGAGGAGATGTGGTCCCTTCTCCCCAAGCACAAGGGGACCGACAAGATACAGGCTGACCTCAAGCGGCGGATATCGAAGCTCAAAAAAGAGGCCGAGGAAGGCAAGAAGGGGAGGAAGGGCTTTTCGATCAGTGTCGTGAGGGAGGGAGCCGGGCAGATCGTGGTTGTCGGCCCTCCCAATTCAGGAAAGTCAAGCCTCGTCGCCGCGCTCACCGGCGCGAATCTCAAGATAGCCCCCTACCCCTTCACGACGCTCGTCCCGTGTCCGGTGATGATGCCCTGGCTCGATGTCCAGGTCCAGCTTGTGGATCTCCCCGCAATAGCCCCCGGCCATGTCGAGTTCTGGTGCGTCAACATTATCAGGAACTCCGATGCCGCGCTCCTGGTGGTGGATGCGTCCGGCGAGGAGTGCCTCGATCGCGCGGAGGAGGTGATGGGGGAGCTCGATCAAAGACAGGTCTATCTCGGGAAAAGGCAGGGCCCCTCATCAGACGCAGGACAGGAACATCCGGATAAAAGGACGATTCTCGTCGCGAACAAGATTGATCTGGGACAGGCGCACGAAAATCTTTCTCTGGTCAGCAAGCTCTATGCCGACAGGTTTGATCTCGTGCCCTTCTCCTGCATCACAGGGAGCAGCGGAGACCACGAGACACTGCGCAGGCGCGTATTCGAGCTCCTCAATGTGATCCGGATCTATCCCAAGGAGCCTGGCGCGAAGCCCGATATAAAGCAGCCGTTCACCGTCAGATCGGGCTCCACCGTCCTCGATTTCGCCGCGCATGTGCATAAGGATTTTGCCCGGAACCTGAAACAGGGGCGCGTCTGGGGGTCGGCACGATTCCCCGGCCAAGCGGTGGGCAGGGAACATCTGCTCCGGGATGGCGACATCGTCGAGCTGAGCATGTGA